Proteins encoded within one genomic window of Amorphoplanes friuliensis DSM 7358:
- a CDS encoding permease prefix domain 1-containing protein yields MSSLSDRYVETTLRRLPARQRSDIERELRASIADAVDDRLEAGADPDEAETAVLTELGDPDRLAAGFADRPLQLIGPRLYLDYLRLLTTLLATVVPAVAAAVGFVRGVEEDSVVTVVGDTLGAAVTTAVHIAVWTTVLFAIIERTPALRRLPGRSWTPDALPAAPPSRRARWGELVAESLAFVLVTAFILLSPVVSTERDAQGDPVGVLSPWFWETGLVWVFVALGAVLLGFSFARYYLRWSLALTLAGALVTVVNAVALVWAAATDRILNPAFVTAAEWPADAARWINIGLIVIALGTLLSAVTEAFGRSRRR; encoded by the coding sequence ATGAGCAGCCTCTCCGACCGGTACGTCGAAACCACCCTGCGCCGGCTGCCCGCGCGGCAGCGCAGCGACATCGAGCGGGAGCTGCGGGCGTCCATCGCCGATGCGGTCGACGACCGGCTCGAGGCCGGGGCCGATCCGGACGAGGCGGAGACCGCCGTGCTGACGGAGCTGGGCGACCCGGACCGGCTCGCAGCCGGTTTTGCGGACCGGCCGCTGCAGCTCATCGGCCCGCGGCTCTACCTGGACTACCTCCGGCTGCTGACGACGCTGCTCGCCACGGTCGTGCCGGCCGTCGCGGCAGCGGTCGGGTTCGTCCGCGGCGTCGAGGAGGACTCGGTGGTCACGGTGGTCGGTGACACCCTCGGCGCCGCGGTCACCACGGCCGTCCACATCGCCGTCTGGACGACCGTCCTGTTCGCGATCATCGAGCGCACCCCGGCGCTGCGCCGCCTGCCCGGCCGGAGCTGGACCCCGGACGCGCTGCCGGCCGCACCGCCGAGCCGCCGGGCGCGGTGGGGTGAGCTCGTCGCCGAATCGCTGGCGTTTGTGCTCGTCACCGCGTTCATCCTGCTCTCACCCGTGGTCAGCACCGAGCGGGACGCTCAGGGTGACCCGGTCGGGGTGCTCTCACCGTGGTTCTGGGAGACCGGTCTGGTGTGGGTGTTCGTCGCGCTGGGCGCGGTGCTGCTGGGGTTCTCCTTCGCCCGCTACTACCTGCGCTGGAGTCTGGCTCTCACGCTCGCCGGGGCCCTGGTCACCGTCGTGAACGCGGTCGCCCTGGTCTGGGCCGCGGCGACCGACCGGATCCTCAACCCCGCTTTTGTCACCGCCGCGGAGTGGCCGGCGGACGCCGCCCGGTGGATCAACATCGGCCTGATCGTCATCGCTCTCGGCACCCTCCTGAGCGCCGTGACCGAGGCGTTCGGCCGGTCCCGCCGCCGGTGA
- a CDS encoding PadR family transcriptional regulator, with the protein MGDDDLLATHLQELRRGTVVLACLLLLEQPGYGYALLDLLERRGFAVDANTLYPLLRRLEKQGLLTSEWNTDEARPRKFYRTSAEGTALAGDLSRDWDRLDTALRTLKGES; encoded by the coding sequence ATGGGTGACGATGATCTGCTTGCGACGCATCTGCAGGAGTTGCGGCGGGGCACGGTCGTGCTGGCCTGCCTGCTGCTGCTGGAGCAGCCCGGCTACGGATATGCGCTGCTCGATCTGCTCGAGCGGCGGGGTTTTGCCGTCGACGCCAACACGCTCTATCCCCTGCTGCGCCGCCTCGAGAAGCAGGGACTGCTGACCAGCGAGTGGAACACCGACGAGGCCCGGCCGCGGAAGTTCTACCGCACCAGCGCCGAGGGGACCGCCCTGGCCGGGGACCTGAGCCGCGACTGGGACCGGCTCGACACCGCACTGCGCACGCTGAAGGGCGAGTCATGA
- a CDS encoding TetR/AcrR family transcriptional regulator has product MLVVVARQGLEAASLRSVAEQAGLAIGSVRHYVDGHEELIIFAVGELGRRIRERVWSHAEPILASVAEGGDRAARRRHTVDLLAEWLPLDDMRRDEAALRHTFAAAARTRPELRPHAEAMREEMASLVARVLDAARAAGGLPAELDVELETVRLCALLDGLSVHPERCSPAMMTAVLERHLDSLGGQRVASSRSGSRPAAVRAAATPASKRS; this is encoded by the coding sequence GTGCTCGTCGTCGTCGCGCGACAGGGTCTCGAGGCGGCGTCGCTGCGCTCGGTCGCCGAGCAGGCGGGGCTGGCGATCGGGTCGGTGAGGCACTACGTGGACGGTCACGAGGAGCTGATCATCTTCGCGGTCGGCGAGCTCGGCCGCCGGATCCGTGAGCGGGTGTGGTCCCACGCCGAACCGATCCTGGCTTCGGTGGCCGAGGGTGGCGACCGTGCGGCGCGCCGGCGGCACACGGTCGACCTGCTCGCCGAGTGGCTACCTCTCGATGACATGCGCCGCGACGAGGCGGCGCTGCGGCACACGTTCGCGGCGGCTGCCCGCACCCGGCCGGAGTTGCGGCCGCACGCCGAGGCGATGCGGGAGGAGATGGCGAGCCTGGTCGCCCGGGTGCTCGACGCCGCCAGGGCGGCCGGTGGGCTGCCCGCGGAGCTCGACGTCGAGCTGGAGACCGTACGGCTGTGCGCGCTCCTGGACGGGCTCAGCGTTCACCCGGAGCGGTGTTCCCCGGCGATGATGACCGCGGTGCTGGAGCGCCACCTCGACTCGCTGGGCGGTCAGCGGGTTGCTTCGTCGCGCTCCGGGTCGAGGCCGGCGGCGGTCAGGGCGGCGGCGACGCCGGCGTCGAAGCGTTCGTAG
- a CDS encoding nuclear transport factor 2 family protein: protein MNGELAVVEEWLTAINSGDGARVESLSHEEVEIVGPRGRGRAPRAILSEWLGRSGFSSDPVRWFCGGDGRVVVEQQARWTDPATGAAQDSFRIGSFFRVTGGRVAAYERFDAGVAAALTAAGLDPERDEATR, encoded by the coding sequence GTGAACGGCGAACTGGCAGTGGTCGAAGAATGGCTGACAGCGATCAACTCCGGTGACGGCGCCCGGGTGGAGTCGCTGAGCCACGAGGAGGTCGAGATCGTCGGCCCGCGCGGCCGCGGCCGGGCACCCCGCGCGATCCTCAGCGAGTGGCTCGGCCGCTCGGGTTTCTCCTCCGACCCCGTCCGATGGTTCTGCGGCGGCGACGGCCGGGTGGTGGTCGAGCAGCAGGCCCGCTGGACCGACCCGGCGACCGGAGCGGCTCAGGACAGCTTCCGCATCGGCTCGTTCTTCCGGGTCACCGGCGGCCGCGTGGCCGCCTACGAACGCTTCGACGCCGGCGTCGCCGCCGCCCTGACCGCCGCCGGCCTCGACCCGGAGCGCGACGAAGCAACCCGCTGA
- a CDS encoding nitroreductase/quinone reductase family protein, translated as MASFNDTVIENFRANDGVVGGHWEGKTLLLLHTTGRRSGKEYVTPLVAAPDGDSYVICGSLGGAPKDPEWVANLEAADEPVTVELGKDTVQADQTVVRPGDDDWERLYGIWRAYWPDAADYETKTDRKFPVARLTVRD; from the coding sequence ATGGCGTCGTTCAACGACACGGTGATCGAGAACTTTCGCGCAAACGACGGTGTGGTCGGCGGGCACTGGGAGGGCAAGACGCTGCTCCTGTTGCACACGACAGGGCGGCGGTCCGGTAAGGAGTACGTGACGCCGCTGGTCGCCGCGCCGGACGGTGACAGCTATGTGATCTGCGGCAGCCTCGGGGGTGCGCCCAAGGATCCGGAGTGGGTCGCCAACCTGGAGGCCGCCGACGAGCCGGTCACCGTCGAGCTGGGCAAGGACACCGTTCAGGCGGACCAGACCGTCGTGCGTCCCGGCGACGACGACTGGGAGCGGCTGTACGGCATCTGGCGTGCCTACTGGCCGGACGCCGCCGACTACGAGACGAAGACCGACCGTAAGTTTCCGGTCGCCCGCCTGACCGTCCGCGACTGA
- a CDS encoding MFS transporter, with amino-acid sequence MPLGLLALAIGGFGIGLTEFVIMGLLPEVAGDFGVSEATAGWLISGYALAVVVGALGLTAATTRLPRKQVLLGLLGLFIAGNLVSAIAPTYEVMLAGRVIAALCHGAFFGIGAVVAAGLVAPQRRAAAVAMMFTGLTAANVLGVPFGTLLGQAYGWRATFWAITAIGVVAWFGVLTLVPALAAPAATQSVRHELRAFRSGQVWLSIVVTVLGFGGMFGAFTYIAYTLTEVSDFSAATVPWLLVLLGAGLFVGNMVGGRFADRSVDGTLIVVLAGLVVVLTVFALTAGSQVATLGSLLLMGGFGFATVPALQTRVMHYADQAPTLASGANIGAFNLGNALGAWAGGATISAGLGYTSPIWAGAGITAAGLAVMVAASAAARTRVPAPALS; translated from the coding sequence ATGCCGCTGGGCCTGCTCGCCCTCGCCATCGGTGGATTCGGCATCGGCCTGACGGAGTTCGTCATCATGGGCCTGCTGCCGGAAGTAGCCGGCGACTTCGGCGTCTCGGAGGCGACCGCCGGTTGGCTGATCAGCGGCTACGCCCTGGCCGTCGTCGTCGGTGCACTCGGCCTGACCGCCGCGACCACCCGCCTGCCGCGCAAGCAGGTGCTGCTCGGACTCCTCGGCCTGTTCATCGCCGGCAACCTCGTCTCCGCGATCGCACCCACGTACGAGGTCATGCTGGCCGGCCGGGTGATCGCGGCGCTCTGCCACGGCGCGTTCTTCGGCATCGGCGCCGTCGTCGCCGCGGGTCTCGTCGCACCGCAGCGCAGGGCCGCGGCGGTCGCGATGATGTTCACCGGGCTCACCGCGGCGAACGTCCTCGGGGTGCCCTTCGGCACACTGCTCGGCCAGGCGTACGGCTGGCGCGCGACGTTCTGGGCCATCACCGCGATCGGCGTCGTGGCCTGGTTCGGGGTCCTGACACTGGTCCCGGCCCTCGCCGCCCCGGCGGCCACGCAGAGCGTGCGGCACGAGCTGCGGGCGTTCCGGTCCGGTCAGGTGTGGTTGTCGATCGTCGTCACCGTGCTGGGCTTCGGCGGCATGTTCGGCGCGTTCACCTACATCGCGTACACGCTCACCGAGGTGAGTGATTTCTCCGCCGCGACCGTGCCGTGGCTCCTCGTGCTGCTCGGCGCCGGACTGTTCGTCGGCAACATGGTCGGCGGACGCTTCGCCGACCGGTCCGTCGACGGCACCCTGATCGTCGTCCTGGCCGGACTGGTCGTGGTGCTGACGGTCTTCGCGCTCACCGCGGGCAGCCAGGTGGCGACCCTCGGCTCCCTGCTGCTGATGGGCGGCTTCGGCTTCGCCACGGTCCCGGCCCTGCAGACCCGCGTGATGCACTACGCCGACCAGGCACCGACGCTGGCCTCAGGGGCGAACATCGGCGCCTTCAACCTCGGCAACGCCCTGGGCGCGTGGGCCGGCGGTGCCACGATCAGCGCCGGCCTCGGTTACACGTCCCCGATCTGGGCCGGCGCTGGCATCACCGCCGCCGGACTGGCCGTGATGGTCGCCGCCTCGGCCGCCGCCCGCACCCGCGTCCCGGCCCCGGCTCTGTCCTGA
- a CDS encoding MarR family winged helix-turn-helix transcriptional regulator, which yields MGIADDAVEVRAQGWRRLAALHGLLETALEKALTSAVSLSVVEYTVMDALRRQDGWHMRMQQLGRAAALSPSATTRLVNRLEDRGLLTRVLCADDRRGIYTELTPAGHALLTQAQPIHDAALAEALARAEGVPELADLVVAASG from the coding sequence ATGGGAATCGCCGACGACGCGGTGGAGGTGCGTGCCCAGGGCTGGCGGCGGCTCGCCGCCCTGCACGGGCTTCTCGAAACGGCCCTGGAGAAAGCGCTGACCAGCGCAGTCTCGCTCTCGGTGGTCGAATACACGGTCATGGACGCGCTTCGCCGGCAGGACGGGTGGCACATGCGCATGCAGCAGCTGGGCCGGGCCGCCGCGCTCAGCCCCAGCGCCACGACGCGGCTGGTCAACCGGTTGGAAGACCGTGGCCTGCTGACCCGCGTCCTCTGCGCCGACGACCGGCGGGGCATCTACACCGAGCTGACCCCGGCCGGTCATGCGCTGCTCACCCAGGCTCAGCCGATCCACGACGCCGCCCTGGCCGAGGCCCTGGCGCGCGCTGAAGGCGTACCCGAGCTTGCCGACCTGGTCGTGGCCGCGTCAGGGTGA
- a CDS encoding oxidoreductase has protein sequence MPNTTLELAPDLTLTRMGYGAMQLAGPGVWGPPRDREAAIAVLRTAVELGITHFDTSDYYGPYTVNEVIREALHPYREGLRLVTKVGARRDPDRSWPPALSRQELTDAVHDNLKHLGVDVLDVVNLRVGAIDHPTAGSIAEPFGVLAELREQGLIRHLGVSMVTSEQLTEAQSIAPVVSVQNLYNLALRQDDTLVDRCAREGIAFVPFFPLGGFSPLQHGVLDAVAARLGASAQQVALAWLLQRSPTVLLIPGTSSVAHLRENVAAADLDLPADAIAELDGIGA, from the coding sequence ATGCCGAACACAACCTTGGAACTTGCCCCCGATCTCACTCTGACCCGCATGGGCTACGGCGCCATGCAACTGGCCGGCCCCGGCGTGTGGGGGCCGCCGCGCGACCGTGAAGCCGCGATCGCCGTGCTGCGGACGGCCGTCGAACTCGGGATCACACACTTCGACACCAGCGACTACTACGGGCCGTACACCGTGAACGAGGTGATCCGGGAGGCGCTGCACCCGTACCGGGAAGGGCTGCGTCTGGTCACCAAGGTCGGGGCGCGCCGCGACCCGGACCGGTCCTGGCCGCCGGCGCTGTCCCGACAGGAGCTCACCGATGCCGTGCACGACAACCTGAAGCACCTCGGGGTGGACGTCCTCGACGTCGTCAATCTGCGTGTCGGTGCCATCGACCACCCGACGGCCGGTTCGATCGCGGAGCCGTTCGGGGTGCTGGCCGAGCTGCGCGAGCAGGGTCTGATCCGGCACCTCGGTGTCAGCATGGTGACCTCCGAGCAGCTCACCGAGGCGCAGTCGATCGCGCCGGTGGTCAGCGTGCAGAACCTCTACAACCTGGCGCTGCGGCAGGACGACACCCTGGTCGACCGGTGCGCCCGGGAGGGTATCGCGTTCGTGCCGTTCTTCCCGCTCGGCGGCTTCTCGCCGCTGCAGCACGGCGTGCTCGACGCGGTCGCGGCCCGGCTCGGCGCCTCGGCCCAGCAGGTCGCCCTGGCCTGGCTGCTGCAGCGGTCACCCACCGTGCTCCTGATTCCCGGTACGTCCTCGGTGGCGCACCTGCGGGAAAACGTCGCGGCCGCCGATCTCGACCTGCCCGCCGACGCGATCGCGGAGCTCGACGGGATCGGTGCCTAA
- a CDS encoding peptide MFS transporter — MTTPTRERTFFGQPPVLANLFGVELWERFSFYGMQGILLIYLYYSAADGGLGLNEQTATSIVGAYGGAVYLSTILGAWAADRLLGAERVLFLSAVLVMAGHISLAVLPGLTGVTTGLILIAIGSGGVKANATSLVGSLYDEHDEHDERRDAGFSLFYLGINLGALAGPLLTGLLQKTWGFHAGFGLAAAGMAAGLVQYTLGRRRLPREADEVPNPLPAGRRLPVAVIVAAVAVLIVVLAVTGVLRADRLSDVVIVLSALAAIAYFVVILSSRRITGVERRRVLAFIPMFVASAVFWSLYQQQFTVVTIYSDRRLDRDLFGWEMPVSWVQSINPVFVIILSGVFAALWTRLGPRQPSTPVKFAAGTAIMGVAFLLFLPLAGGGPNSAPLLGLAGILLVFTIAELLLSPVGLSLSTKLAPRVFHTQMVALFFLSVALGTAASGTLAGYYDEAHEVAYFGVLGAVAIVIGAALALAARPISRLMSGVR; from the coding sequence ATGACAACACCGACGCGCGAACGGACGTTCTTCGGCCAGCCACCGGTCCTGGCCAACCTGTTCGGCGTCGAGCTGTGGGAGCGGTTCTCGTTCTACGGCATGCAGGGCATCCTGCTGATCTACCTGTACTACTCGGCGGCCGACGGCGGTCTGGGCCTGAACGAGCAGACCGCGACCAGCATCGTCGGCGCGTACGGGGGCGCGGTCTATCTGTCGACGATCCTCGGCGCCTGGGCGGCCGACCGGCTGCTCGGCGCCGAACGGGTGCTCTTCCTCAGCGCGGTCCTGGTGATGGCCGGGCACATCAGCCTCGCGGTGCTGCCCGGCCTCACGGGTGTCACGACCGGCCTGATCCTGATCGCGATCGGCAGCGGCGGTGTCAAGGCCAACGCCACGTCCCTGGTCGGCAGCCTCTACGACGAGCACGACGAGCACGACGAACGCCGTGACGCCGGCTTCTCGCTCTTCTACCTGGGCATCAACCTCGGCGCGCTGGCCGGTCCGCTGCTCACCGGCCTGCTCCAGAAGACCTGGGGATTCCACGCCGGGTTCGGCCTCGCCGCGGCGGGCATGGCGGCCGGGCTCGTCCAGTACACGCTGGGCCGCCGCCGGCTGCCGAGGGAGGCCGACGAGGTGCCGAACCCGCTGCCCGCCGGGCGGCGGCTGCCGGTCGCGGTGATCGTCGCGGCCGTGGCCGTCCTGATCGTGGTGCTCGCGGTGACAGGTGTGCTCCGCGCCGACCGCCTCTCGGACGTGGTGATCGTGCTGAGCGCGCTCGCGGCGATCGCGTACTTCGTCGTCATCCTGAGCAGCCGGCGGATCACCGGCGTCGAGCGGCGGCGTGTCCTGGCGTTCATCCCGATGTTCGTCGCCAGCGCGGTGTTCTGGTCGCTCTACCAGCAGCAGTTCACCGTCGTGACGATCTACTCGGACCGGCGCCTGGACCGCGACCTGTTCGGCTGGGAGATGCCCGTCTCCTGGGTCCAGTCGATCAACCCGGTCTTTGTCATCATCCTGTCCGGGGTCTTCGCGGCGTTGTGGACCCGGCTCGGCCCGCGTCAGCCGAGCACGCCGGTCAAGTTCGCCGCCGGTACGGCCATCATGGGCGTCGCGTTCCTGCTGTTCCTGCCCCTGGCCGGGGGCGGCCCGAACAGCGCACCGCTGCTCGGGCTCGCCGGCATCCTGCTCGTCTTCACGATCGCCGAGCTGCTGCTCTCCCCCGTCGGCCTGTCGCTGTCGACCAAACTCGCCCCGCGGGTCTTCCACACCCAGATGGTGGCGCTGTTCTTCCTGTCCGTGGCGCTGGGCACGGCGGCCTCGGGCACCCTCGCCGGTTACTACGACGAGGCGCACGAGGTCGCGTACTTCGGTGTCCTGGGTGCCGTGGCGATCGTCATCGGCGCCGCCCTGGCCCTCGCCGCCCGCCCGATCAGCCGTCTGATGAGCGGCGTCCGTTAG
- the nhaA gene encoding Na+/H+ antiporter NhaA — translation MTTSPGRMQERTQWTRGLGAPLRAFLRTESGSAGVLVAAIAAALVWANVDVASYEAFWRTDLAVRIGGTGVSEDLRTWVNSGLMTIFFLVVGLEARREFDLGDLRERRRFVLPFVAGLAGMLIPVLIYLALNAGGTGAHGWGVAMSTDTALALGLLALLGKGVPDAARVFLLTVFVVDDLVALLVIAVVYSEDIEVMPLLVAFAAFGVWLLLRYLDVRRAVLYALVAIVLWAAMLMSGVDPVVAGLAMGLTAVAYTPAREKLEAASGLFKLFREQPTPELARSAALGMTQTLSPNDRLQRIYHPWSSYVIVPLFGLANAGIAIDGGFLARAFTSPVTWGVILGYLLGKPIAVVGVSALLTWLTHGRIRPGVGWAAVLGSGTIAGIGFTVSLLIAALAFEGPELAEVKIGVLTAAAGASLLTWTVFRVTSLLPADRRARALLGETEDLTDLVPAVDPDRDHVRGPADASVTVVEYGDFQCPYCGRAEPAVRDLITDTDLRYVWRHLPLTDVHPQAQLAAEAAEAAAAQGKFWEMHDVLLDHQDKLRIMDLLRYAAELGLDTNRFHDDLMDHVHVTRVAEDLESADASGVSGTPTFFINGRRHYGAYDIATLKQAVKTARARVGITRVG, via the coding sequence GTGACAACTTCGCCGGGGCGGATGCAGGAACGCACGCAGTGGACGCGCGGGCTCGGTGCGCCGTTGCGCGCCTTTCTGCGTACCGAATCGGGCAGTGCGGGTGTGCTGGTCGCGGCGATCGCCGCGGCACTGGTCTGGGCCAACGTCGACGTCGCGTCCTACGAGGCGTTCTGGCGCACCGACCTCGCCGTCCGCATCGGCGGCACGGGGGTCAGCGAGGACCTGCGGACCTGGGTCAACAGCGGGCTGATGACCATCTTCTTCCTGGTCGTCGGGCTGGAGGCGCGGCGCGAGTTCGACCTCGGTGACCTGCGGGAGCGCCGGCGGTTCGTGCTGCCGTTCGTCGCGGGCCTGGCCGGCATGCTGATCCCGGTCCTGATCTACCTGGCCCTGAACGCGGGCGGCACCGGCGCGCACGGCTGGGGTGTCGCGATGTCCACCGACACCGCCCTCGCCCTGGGCCTGCTCGCCCTGCTCGGCAAAGGTGTCCCCGACGCCGCCCGGGTCTTCCTGCTGACGGTCTTCGTCGTCGACGATCTCGTGGCGCTGCTGGTGATCGCGGTCGTCTACAGCGAGGACATCGAGGTCATGCCGCTGCTGGTCGCGTTCGCGGCTTTCGGGGTCTGGCTGCTGCTGCGCTATCTCGACGTGCGGCGGGCCGTCCTCTACGCCCTCGTCGCCATCGTCCTGTGGGCGGCGATGCTGATGAGCGGCGTCGACCCGGTGGTCGCCGGTCTGGCCATGGGCCTGACCGCGGTGGCCTACACCCCGGCGCGGGAGAAGCTCGAGGCCGCCAGCGGGCTGTTCAAGCTCTTCCGGGAGCAGCCGACACCGGAACTCGCGCGGTCGGCGGCGCTCGGAATGACCCAGACGCTGTCACCCAACGACCGGCTGCAGCGCATCTACCACCCGTGGTCCAGCTACGTGATCGTGCCGCTCTTCGGCCTGGCCAACGCGGGCATCGCCATCGACGGCGGCTTCCTCGCCCGCGCGTTCACCTCGCCGGTCACCTGGGGTGTCATCCTCGGCTACCTGCTCGGGAAGCCGATCGCCGTCGTCGGCGTCTCCGCCCTGCTGACCTGGCTCACCCACGGCCGCATCCGCCCCGGCGTCGGCTGGGCGGCGGTCCTCGGCAGCGGCACGATCGCGGGCATCGGCTTCACCGTGTCGCTGCTGATCGCCGCGCTCGCGTTCGAGGGCCCCGAACTCGCCGAGGTGAAGATCGGTGTCCTGACCGCGGCGGCCGGTGCGTCGTTGCTGACCTGGACCGTCTTCCGCGTCACTTCGCTGCTGCCGGCCGACCGCCGCGCCCGCGCGCTCCTCGGCGAGACCGAGGACCTGACCGACCTGGTCCCGGCCGTCGACCCCGACCGTGACCACGTACGCGGCCCGGCCGACGCCTCGGTCACGGTCGTCGAGTACGGCGACTTCCAGTGCCCGTACTGCGGCCGGGCCGAGCCTGCCGTCCGCGACCTGATCACCGACACCGATCTGCGCTACGTCTGGCGGCACCTCCCGCTGACCGACGTCCACCCCCAGGCGCAGCTCGCGGCGGAGGCCGCCGAGGCGGCAGCCGCGCAGGGGAAGTTCTGGGAGATGCACGACGTGCTCCTCGACCACCAGGACAAACTGCGGATCATGGACCTCCTCCGGTACGCGGCGGAGCTCGGCCTCGACACGAACCGCTTCCACGACGACCTGATGGACCACGTCCACGTCACCCGCGTGGCCGAGGACCTCGAATCCGCCGACGCCAGCGGTGTGTCCGGCACGCCGACCTTCTTCATCAACGGCCGCCGCCATTACGGCGCGTACGACATCGCCACCCTGAAGCAGGCCGTGAAGACCGCCCGCGCCCGGGTCGGCATCACCCGGGTCGGCTGA
- a CDS encoding serine hydrolase domain-containing protein, with product MTGNARGIDRRRLVAWGGLAAATAPLLGAGPGHAAGDRIPPDTLPGGAYDRYVARLAAQGKFSGVVLLSHRGRTVLSRSYGWADRERGIRNHEGTAFSLSSAGKPFHAVALLQLAQRGRLQLSDPVGTHLTGFAADIADRVTVHHLLSGTSGLAAPDEDVERVFHSRGEVHAYYEQRARQATLAGIPGLPGAGHAEPEVTLSALIVEAVAGTTYWDYVQKNIFERAGMTRSGFFTRPQWLSDRHLAHPYMEVAGGGVVDALRHLDQGSPYPYVLGKNPGRAFVDAPGDGGFASAPDLVRFVHALRDGTLLDRPWADVLTAPKIPHGPASFGAYGLAVEIVDGRWVYQRAGGDPGVGANWSSYPDTGWTGVILVNRDAGGVSLQDLIGQEMQAVTGVAPGEGGGG from the coding sequence ATGACAGGAAACGCACGGGGAATCGACCGGCGACGGCTGGTCGCCTGGGGCGGGCTGGCCGCCGCCACCGCACCGCTCCTGGGAGCCGGGCCCGGCCACGCCGCCGGTGACCGCATCCCGCCGGACACGCTGCCCGGCGGCGCCTACGACCGGTACGTCGCCCGTCTGGCCGCCCAGGGGAAGTTCTCGGGTGTGGTGCTGCTGTCGCACCGGGGCCGGACGGTGCTGTCCCGCAGCTACGGCTGGGCCGACCGGGAGCGGGGGATCCGCAACCACGAGGGCACGGCGTTCAGCCTCAGCTCGGCGGGCAAGCCCTTCCACGCGGTCGCGCTGCTGCAGCTGGCCCAGCGGGGCAGACTGCAGCTGTCGGACCCGGTCGGCACCCACCTGACCGGCTTCGCAGCGGACATCGCCGACCGGGTCACCGTCCACCACCTGCTCTCGGGCACGTCCGGGCTGGCCGCTCCGGACGAGGACGTGGAGCGTGTCTTCCACAGCCGCGGCGAGGTGCACGCCTACTACGAGCAGCGTGCCCGGCAGGCGACCCTGGCGGGCATCCCGGGTCTGCCCGGGGCCGGTCACGCCGAGCCGGAGGTCACCCTGTCCGCGCTGATCGTGGAGGCCGTCGCCGGGACGACGTACTGGGACTACGTGCAGAAGAACATCTTCGAGCGCGCCGGGATGACGCGTTCCGGGTTCTTCACCCGGCCGCAGTGGCTCAGCGACCGGCACCTCGCTCACCCGTACATGGAGGTGGCCGGTGGCGGTGTGGTCGACGCGCTGCGCCACCTGGACCAGGGCAGCCCGTACCCGTACGTGCTCGGTAAGAACCCGGGCCGGGCCTTCGTCGACGCGCCCGGTGACGGTGGTTTTGCCTCTGCGCCCGACCTGGTCCGCTTCGTGCACGCGCTGCGCGACGGCACGCTGCTGGACCGCCCCTGGGCCGACGTGCTCACCGCGCCCAAGATTCCCCACGGGCCGGCGTCGTTCGGGGCGTACGGGCTCGCGGTCGAGATCGTCGACGGCCGGTGGGTGTACCAGCGCGCCGGGGGCGATCCCGGCGTCGGCGCCAACTGGAGCAGCTACCCGGACACGGGCTGGACCGGCGTCATCCTCGTCAACCGTGACGCCGGCGGCGTGTCGCTGCAGGACCTGATCGGGCAGGAGATGCAGGCCGTCACCGGGGTGGCGCCCGGCGAAGGCGGTGGTGGCTGA
- a CDS encoding VanZ family protein: protein MDQTTPPGRARRIVLAGLTVLALAGVVFVLRRMLFMAAPTCLAGRWHGCYDTENGVLFMMLVGLPPALLVAWALARHRRPVAGSTPWRLSLAEVGLVYGTVPFVWITLMPGPGAGVVPGRLSLVPLRDLATMGPLGIGGNLVILAALGFFAPMRFAAVASVPRILALGAGCSALIEIAQYVLRLDRVSSVDDVLVNAAGAVLAGLASRRWWRGRSPSRHERVEAACAY, encoded by the coding sequence ATGGACCAGACAACACCGCCCGGCCGTGCCCGGCGGATCGTGCTCGCGGGCCTGACGGTCCTCGCCCTGGCCGGCGTGGTGTTCGTGCTGCGGCGGATGCTCTTCATGGCCGCGCCGACGTGCCTGGCCGGGAGGTGGCACGGCTGCTACGACACCGAGAACGGTGTGCTGTTCATGATGCTGGTGGGTCTGCCGCCGGCCCTGCTCGTGGCCTGGGCTCTGGCCCGTCACCGTCGTCCCGTGGCCGGCTCGACGCCGTGGCGGCTGTCGCTGGCCGAGGTGGGCCTGGTCTACGGCACGGTGCCGTTCGTCTGGATCACCCTGATGCCCGGCCCGGGCGCCGGCGTCGTCCCGGGCCGGCTCAGCCTGGTGCCGTTGCGGGACCTCGCTACGATGGGCCCGCTCGGGATCGGCGGCAACCTGGTGATCCTCGCGGCGCTGGGCTTCTTCGCGCCGATGCGGTTCGCGGCGGTGGCCTCCGTGCCGCGGATCCTGGCCCTGGGTGCGGGCTGTTCGGCCCTGATCGAGATCGCGCAGTACGTGCTGCGGCTGGACAGGGTCTCGTCCGTCGACGACGTGCTGGTCAACGCCGCCGGTGCAGTGCTGGCCGGGCTGGCGTCGCGACGCTGGTGGCGTGGCCGGTCCCCGAGCCGGCACGAGCGGGTCGAGGCGGCGTGCGCGTACTGA